Proteins co-encoded in one Nicotiana sylvestris chromosome 7, ASM39365v2, whole genome shotgun sequence genomic window:
- the LOC138873014 gene encoding uncharacterized protein, giving the protein MAVSLRNGRDLDVEQERARENIQAETFIEVPIELDESTILTEVTVQPAQEEKNIQKETEKVAEPVVEIVDDKEKSQVIGKKRHPAPFPQRLAKHQKEEQYKKFFEMLKQIQTCSTVVTRPIVEKLSDPGSFTIPCTIGNFAFAKALCDLGASINLMPLAIYKMLGIGRARPTSMLLQLADRTVKHPFGILDDVLIQVGKFVFPTYFVILDYKVDEEIPIILGRPFLAMGRALIDCETGELKMRLNDEEITFNVLALEGRGFWERNLEFELLHLEKRETPPAKPSIEEPPKLELKPLPSHLRY; this is encoded by the exons ATGGCGGTGAGTCTCCGTAATGGCAGGGATCTAGATGTAGAACAAGAGAGAGCTCGAGAAAATATACAAGCTGAGACATTCATTGAagtgcccattgagctggatgagtcTACGATACTGACAGAGGTGACAGTCCAGCCTGCTCAGGAAGAAAAGAACATTCAGAAGGAGACCGAGAAAGTAGCTGAGCCAGTAGTTGAAATAGTAGATGATAAAGAGAAGTCCCAagtgattgggaagaagagacatCCTGCACCCTTTCCACAGAGGCTGGCCAAGCATCAAAAGGAGGAGCAGTATAAAAAGTTCTTTGAAATGctcaaacaaatccag ACTTGTAGTACAGTGGTGACGAGACCTATTGTTGAAAAGCTGTCTGATCCAGGtagctttacaattccatgcactattgggaatTTCGCCTTTGCTAAGGCGCTCTGTGATTTAGGGGCCAGCATTAATCTTATGCCCCTAGCTATCTATAAGATGTTGGGAATTgggagagctagacccacctccaTGTTGTTGCAGTTGGCCGACAGGACTGTGAAGCATCCATTTGGTATCCTTGATGATGTGCTTATTCAGgtggggaaatttgtgttccctacatattttgtgatcttggattacaaagtggatgaagagattcctataatcttaggaagaccattcttggccatGGGGAGAGCTCTGATTGACTGTGAGACTGGGGAGCTCAAAATGAGACTCAATGATGAGgaaataacattcaat GTATTGGCATTGGAAGGTAGAGGGTTCTGGGAGAGAAATCTAGAGTTTGAGCTCTTGCACTTAGAAaagagagaaactcctccagctaagccatccattgaagaaccaccaaaactggagttaaagccattgccatcccacctcag GTACTAA